The Paenibacillus uliginis N3/975 genome has a window encoding:
- a CDS encoding 5-formyltetrahydrofolate cyclo-ligase — MKGKSGLNISASKTELRALKVSLRDSISDSDREERSGQVCRLATDLLIANHAGSMLVYVPFRSELDTRPLITWAWENGIEVMVPRSLRGSGMMELYLLHSWNELIQGAFGIPEPDPVRAEKCRKDVVPDVIWVPGLAFDGQGGRLGYGGGYYDRLRDRMLSAAAGGKKMPLWIGLGYEVQVTDQVPMECHDLRLDGLITENGYIKTGF, encoded by the coding sequence ATGAAGGGAAAGAGCGGATTGAACATTTCTGCTTCCAAAACTGAACTTCGGGCGCTTAAGGTTTCTCTTAGAGATTCGATATCGGATAGCGATCGTGAAGAACGATCCGGACAGGTCTGCCGTCTTGCGACCGATCTGCTGATAGCTAATCACGCGGGCAGTATGCTAGTGTATGTTCCATTTCGTTCGGAGCTCGATACCCGGCCGCTGATAACGTGGGCATGGGAGAATGGGATTGAAGTCATGGTGCCAAGAAGCCTTCGGGGAAGCGGTATGATGGAGCTATACCTACTCCACAGCTGGAATGAACTGATTCAAGGTGCTTTTGGTATTCCTGAACCGGATCCTGTGCGCGCAGAGAAGTGCCGAAAGGATGTTGTTCCGGATGTCATATGGGTTCCGGGTCTGGCATTCGATGGGCAAGGTGGACGGCTTGGTTATGGAGGCGGATATTATGACCGTCTTCGGGATCGCATGTTATCGGCTGCAGCGGGTGGTAAGAAGATGCCCTTATGGATCGGGCTTGGATATGAAGTTCAGGTTACAGATCAGGTACCGATGGAATGTCATGATTTGCGTCTGGACGGGCTTATAACTGAAAATGGATACATAAAGACTGGATTCTAG
- the moaC gene encoding cyclic pyranopterin monophosphate synthase MoaC, with translation MELSHFNEQGRAKMVDVSDKNITSRTATARTTVKMHPDTLRRIKEGGIEKGDVLAVAQVAGIMAAKKTSDWIPMCHPLPLTGINVEFGDNGRDELYIEATVKTTGKTGVEMEALTAVSAAALTVYDMCKAMQKDMEIGPTKLLSKTGGKSGDYMNESN, from the coding sequence ATGGAGCTTAGTCATTTTAATGAGCAGGGCAGAGCGAAGATGGTGGATGTGAGTGATAAGAACATAACATCCCGGACAGCCACTGCACGAACAACCGTGAAGATGCATCCAGATACGCTCCGACGTATTAAAGAGGGCGGTATTGAAAAAGGCGACGTGCTTGCGGTAGCGCAGGTGGCCGGTATAATGGCTGCCAAGAAGACATCGGATTGGATTCCGATGTGCCATCCGCTTCCACTTACGGGTATTAATGTGGAATTCGGCGATAATGGCCGGGATGAATTATATATAGAAGCAACTGTGAAGACGACAGGAAAGACCGGGGTTGAAATGGAGGCTCTAACAGCTGTTTCTGCCGCTGCTCTGACCGTTTATGATATGTGTAAAGCAATGCAAAAGGATATGGAGATTGGTCCAACAAAGCTACTCAGCAAGACCGGAGGCAAGAGCGGAGATTACATGAACGAAAGTAATTAA
- a CDS encoding DUF6199 family natural product biosynthesis protein yields MSWFTLFLLAIIFIGIGVLARKYPTFGWRMNEGWKVKGDSEPSDAYIDSVKFGGLISICLGSIFLVLGMMTILL; encoded by the coding sequence ATGTCATGGTTTACACTTTTTCTTTTAGCGATTATTTTCATAGGCATTGGTGTCCTTGCTAGAAAGTATCCAACATTCGGATGGAGAATGAATGAAGGATGGAAAGTCAAAGGTGACTCCGAACCAAGCGATGCCTATATTGATTCGGTGAAATTCGGTGGATTAATCTCCATTTGCCTAGGCTCCATTTTTTTAGTGCTTGGAATGATGACTATATTGCTTTAG
- the tatC gene encoding twin-arginine translocase subunit TatC, which produces MSEKMEEMALVEHLSELRKRIIIVLVVFVGGLIAGLFIAEPIYRYLTETEQAKSFELNAFSFWDGIGIYMKIAALFSLVISVPFIFYQLWAFVKPGLRKNEQKATVRYIPYAFLLFILGIAFGYYIVFPMTLSFTTTITKSMGLQETYGITNYFNFMFNLVLPLALLFELPLIVMFLTKIRILNPLRLKKMRRVAYFGLVFVAVVITPPDFISDFLVAIPLLLLYELSVFLSAIVYRKQLQADMDMESRYIRVDEED; this is translated from the coding sequence GTGTCGGAAAAAATGGAAGAGATGGCGCTTGTAGAGCATCTTAGTGAGCTTCGCAAGCGGATTATTATTGTGCTTGTCGTATTTGTGGGCGGATTGATTGCTGGTCTCTTTATTGCTGAGCCGATTTACCGGTATTTGACGGAAACGGAACAGGCCAAGTCGTTTGAACTGAATGCCTTCTCTTTTTGGGATGGTATCGGGATCTATATGAAAATTGCTGCCCTTTTCTCGCTTGTTATATCGGTTCCTTTTATATTTTATCAGCTTTGGGCTTTTGTAAAGCCGGGGCTACGGAAAAATGAGCAGAAGGCGACAGTTCGTTATATTCCATATGCTTTTTTACTGTTTATTTTGGGTATTGCATTTGGATATTACATCGTATTTCCAATGACACTGTCTTTTACGACTACCATTACGAAGAGCATGGGGCTTCAGGAGACATACGGCATCACGAATTATTTTAACTTTATGTTCAATCTGGTGCTGCCGCTGGCATTATTATTTGAACTTCCCTTGATTGTGATGTTCTTAACCAAAATTCGGATTCTGAATCCGCTGCGGCTGAAGAAGATGCGCCGTGTAGCCTATTTCGGACTTGTGTTTGTGGCTGTTGTCATTACGCCGCCGGACTTTATCTCCGATTTCCTGGTGGCGATCCCGCTGCTGCTTCTATACGAATTAAGCGTATTTCTTTCTGCTATTGTGTATCGTAAGCAATTGCAGGCGGATATGGATATGGAAAGCCGATACATACGTGTTGATGAAGAAGATTAA
- a CDS encoding MogA/MoaB family molybdenum cofactor biosynthesis protein produces MLWKTAILTASDKGSRGEREDTSAQVIRELIEEELGGEIIEYRIVPDEEDEIIAALIELTDYFQVDLVLTTGGTELAVRDVTPEATKRVVEREVPGIVEAMRATVMQKNRSAMLFRGVCGIRGRTLVLNLPGSPKGVHENLAAVMDQLPEALLMVTGQYRE; encoded by the coding sequence ATGTTGTGGAAAACGGCGATCCTGACGGCGAGCGATAAAGGCTCACGCGGGGAACGCGAGGATACGAGCGCCCAGGTTATCCGGGAACTGATTGAAGAGGAATTGGGCGGCGAAATTATCGAATACCGTATTGTTCCTGATGAAGAAGATGAAATTATTGCCGCGTTGATTGAGTTGACGGATTATTTTCAAGTGGATCTGGTGCTTACAACCGGGGGGACGGAATTAGCAGTGAGGGATGTAACGCCGGAAGCGACTAAACGGGTCGTCGAACGGGAAGTGCCGGGTATTGTCGAAGCGATGCGGGCTACGGTTATGCAGAAGAATCGAAGTGCCATGTTGTTCCGTGGGGTGTGCGGTATTCGCGGCCGAACGCTGGTACTCAACTTGCCAGGGTCGCCAAAAGGTGTGCATGAGAATCTTGCAGCCGTTATGGATCAGCTGCCTGAGGCATTGCTTATGGTTACGGGACAGTACCGGGAATAG
- a CDS encoding CatB-related O-acetyltransferase, with product MKQHRFDHWSEIKYLKDIVKNPMIKVGEYSYYSGYYDNHDFEDGCVRYLWGDEKSRKLFNPIEDHGWHIDKLIIGNYVCIASGVIILMGGNHNHHPEWITVYPFVEQIKTSYAPKGDTVIESDAWIGMNAMIMPGVTIGEGAIVAAGSVVAKDVPPYTIVGGNPAQQIKKRFTDEEIEKLKEMRWFDWEREKVEQVSHILSSSSVNQLYDFYQKEIKP from the coding sequence ATGAAACAACATCGATTTGACCACTGGTCTGAAATTAAGTATCTAAAGGATATTGTCAAGAACCCAATGATTAAAGTAGGGGAATACTCATACTATTCTGGTTATTACGATAATCATGATTTTGAAGATGGATGTGTTAGATACCTATGGGGGGATGAAAAATCCAGAAAGTTATTTAACCCCATCGAAGACCATGGTTGGCATATAGATAAATTGATTATTGGAAATTACGTATGCATTGCAAGTGGTGTAATTATTTTAATGGGTGGAAATCACAATCATCATCCTGAATGGATAACCGTGTATCCATTTGTGGAGCAGATTAAAACTTCTTACGCGCCAAAAGGCGATACAGTCATCGAAAGTGATGCATGGATTGGAATGAATGCAATGATTATGCCAGGTGTGACAATAGGTGAGGGCGCCATTGTTGCGGCTGGTTCGGTTGTAGCAAAAGATGTCCCACCATATACTATCGTAGGCGGTAACCCTGCTCAACAGATAAAGAAACGCTTTACAGACGAAGAAATTGAAAAGTTAAAAGAAATGCGTTGGTTCGATTGGGAACGCGAGAAAGTTGAGCAGGTCAGTCATATCTTGTCAAGTTCTTCCGTTAATCAATTATATGACTTTTATCAAAAAGAAATAAAACCATAA
- a CDS encoding sensor histidine kinase produces MQTRRKWFPNTLKYRLFIAYITLLMLPLCIAIFYLFQHFESIRQNDMIDRMSERMQQVYISLTDMMAFAYKANTMLSQDESLIQIMHAPDKYDPLERKKIIESKMFGINNSFFFHQTELYFRFIDRNGNVYTSYAPNDQLTNERKELQDWQNKLQIGIYPYRWVADDLNDVRGSQGSKLLSLYIMLDDELRGNYGLARISINIQEWFRNTLKDNSVNQDLTIFTGQGETVLQNKEAAFSLDSMKRIISSQAQNGHYKDERALSLVNYSYVEELDWYVVSQMPLSELQREVQRLRLMIYMFLIILVTAFILVTFFLASRMTQPLYVLKRSMEEASDKKLNVKISINKGATDEIRSLSESFNRMIDDVVALIAMLKLEERQKQVVRFQMLLYQMNPHFLLNTLNTVKWIARKEKQDAIAGICTSLGLILEASLNSDIELVPLKEEIKLLRSYESIQAFRFREHFTIIYETEESVQYALVPKFSLQPLAENSIVHGFNMSEGRGTIWVRARAEGSELILEVEDNGIGMEEAARKPGRRSGHGIGLSNLRERLELLFKREGVIELISDAEGTLVRIRLPLLIAAPYSQKGDDRHVDDFIGGR; encoded by the coding sequence ATGCAGACCAGGCGAAAATGGTTCCCGAACACGTTGAAATATAGACTTTTTATCGCGTACATCACACTTCTAATGCTTCCTTTGTGCATTGCTATTTTTTACCTGTTTCAGCATTTCGAATCGATTCGGCAGAATGATATGATAGACCGTATGTCTGAGCGTATGCAGCAGGTTTATATATCCTTGACGGATATGATGGCATTTGCTTATAAAGCGAATACCATGCTGAGCCAGGATGAAAGTCTGATCCAGATTATGCACGCTCCTGATAAGTATGATCCTCTTGAACGAAAGAAAATAATAGAAAGCAAAATGTTCGGAATCAACAACAGCTTTTTTTTCCATCAGACGGAGCTGTATTTTCGTTTTATCGACCGTAACGGCAATGTATACACCTCCTATGCTCCCAATGACCAGTTGACAAACGAACGGAAAGAATTGCAGGATTGGCAGAATAAGCTGCAAATCGGCATCTACCCTTACCGTTGGGTGGCGGATGACTTGAATGATGTAAGAGGAAGTCAAGGAAGCAAGCTTCTGAGTCTGTATATTATGCTGGATGACGAGCTGCGGGGAAATTACGGATTGGCGCGTATCAGCATCAACATTCAGGAATGGTTCCGCAATACGCTAAAAGATAATTCGGTCAATCAGGATCTGACCATTTTTACCGGCCAGGGAGAGACTGTTCTACAAAACAAGGAGGCTGCTTTCAGCCTGGACAGCATGAAAAGGATCATTTCTTCACAGGCGCAAAATGGGCATTACAAGGATGAACGCGCTTTGTCTCTTGTCAATTACAGTTATGTTGAGGAGTTGGACTGGTATGTGGTTAGTCAAATGCCCTTAAGCGAGCTTCAGCGGGAAGTGCAACGTTTAAGGCTGATGATATATATGTTTTTGATTATTTTGGTAACCGCTTTCATATTGGTAACCTTCTTTTTGGCGTCGCGCATGACCCAGCCGCTATATGTTTTGAAACGGAGCATGGAGGAAGCGTCGGACAAGAAGCTGAATGTTAAAATATCCATCAACAAAGGCGCAACAGATGAGATTCGTTCTCTTAGCGAAAGCTTCAATCGGATGATTGATGATGTTGTTGCGCTCATTGCCATGCTTAAGCTGGAGGAGCGGCAAAAGCAGGTGGTTCGTTTCCAAATGCTGCTTTACCAGATGAACCCGCATTTTCTGCTCAACACCTTGAACACTGTCAAATGGATTGCTAGAAAAGAAAAACAAGACGCCATTGCGGGCATTTGCACCTCATTAGGTTTAATTCTGGAGGCAAGTCTTAATTCGGATATTGAGCTGGTTCCCCTTAAAGAAGAGATCAAATTGTTGCGATCCTATGAATCCATACAGGCGTTTCGATTCAGGGAACATTTCACAATCATCTATGAAACGGAGGAATCGGTGCAATACGCACTCGTTCCCAAGTTTAGTTTACAGCCTCTGGCAGAAAATTCTATCGTCCATGGCTTTAACATGTCTGAAGGCCGCGGCACCATATGGGTTAGGGCGCGAGCGGAGGGAAGCGAGCTTATTCTGGAAGTGGAAGATAACGGCATCGGTATGGAAGAGGCAGCCCGCAAGCCGGGAAGACGCAGCGGACATGGGATCGGACTGAGCAATTTAAGGGAAAGGCTGGAGCTGCTTTTTAAGCGGGAGGGAGTTATTGAACTTATATCGGACGCGGAAGGAACCCTGGTTCGAATTCGCTTGCCATTGTTAATTGCAGCGCCGTATTCACAGAAAGGAGATGACAGGCATGTGGACGATTTTATTGGTGGAAGATGA
- the groES gene encoding co-chaperone GroES translates to MIRPLGERVLVEPIEQEETTAFGIVLPDSAKEKPQEGKVIAVGSGSLKDGVRVALEVKEGDRVIFSKYAGTEIKYEGKEYLIMKESDIHAILG, encoded by the coding sequence ATGATCAGACCTTTAGGTGAACGCGTATTGGTAGAACCAATCGAACAAGAAGAAACCACGGCATTCGGGATCGTGCTTCCGGACTCCGCTAAGGAAAAACCGCAAGAAGGAAAAGTTATCGCTGTAGGCAGCGGTTCTTTGAAAGATGGTGTTCGTGTAGCGTTGGAAGTTAAAGAAGGCGACCGTGTCATTTTCTCCAAATATGCCGGAACAGAAATCAAATACGAAGGTAAAGAATATTTGATTATGAAAGAAAGCGACATCCACGCGATCTTGGGTTAA
- a CDS encoding GIY-YIG nuclease family protein, with protein MKKYVGFTSKGYKNRFKKHLQESDGKRTRYLCKAIRKYGKDNFKTVLFTQDILRSHNLKH; from the coding sequence ATAAAAAAATATGTCGGTTTTACCTCAAAGGGATATAAAAATAGATTCAAAAAGCACTTACAAGAATCAGATGGAAAAAGAACGAGATATTTGTGCAAGGCAATAAGAAAGTATGGTAAGGATAATTTCAAAACCGTTCTTTTTACACAAGATATTTTACGCTCTCATAATTTAAAGCATTGA
- the groL gene encoding chaperonin GroEL (60 kDa chaperone family; promotes refolding of misfolded polypeptides especially under stressful conditions; forms two stacked rings of heptamers to form a barrel-shaped 14mer; ends can be capped by GroES; misfolded proteins enter the barrel where they are refolded when GroES binds) codes for MAKDIKFSEDARRAMLRGVDALANAVKVTLGPKGRNVVLEKKFGSPLITNDGVTIAKEIELEDAFENMGAQLVKEVATKTNDVAGDGTTTATVLAQAMIREGLKNVTAGANPMIIRKGIDKAVRAAVEELQNIAKEVKNHQEIAQVASVSADDEEVGQLIAEAMDKVGKDGVITVEESRGFLTELEVVEGMQFDRGYISPYMITDTDKMEAVLENPYILITDKKVTNTQEILPILEKIVQQGKPLVLIAEDIEGEAQAMLIVNKLRGTFNAVAVKAPGFGDRRKAMLQDIAALTGGQVITEELGLDLKSASIDQLGTARQVRVTKENTIIVDGAGNKDDIEARVKQIRNQLEETTSEFDKEKLQERLAKLAGGVAVIKVGAATETELKERKLRIEDALNATRAAVEEGMVSGGGTALVNVYNAVAAVKVEGDEKTGVNIVLRALEEPIRTIAANAGQEGSVIVERLKKEEIGIGYNAATDQWVNMFEAGIVDPAKVTRSALQNAASVAAMFLTTEAVIADKPEPEKPGMPDMGGMGGMGGMM; via the coding sequence ATGGCTAAAGATATTAAGTTTAGTGAAGACGCCCGCCGCGCAATGCTCCGCGGTGTTGATGCATTGGCTAACGCAGTAAAAGTAACACTCGGACCGAAAGGCCGTAACGTTGTTTTGGAAAAGAAATTCGGAAGCCCGCTCATCACAAATGACGGTGTTACGATTGCTAAAGAAATCGAGCTGGAAGATGCATTCGAGAACATGGGTGCTCAGCTCGTTAAAGAAGTAGCTACAAAAACAAATGATGTTGCCGGTGACGGTACAACAACTGCAACGGTTCTCGCTCAAGCGATGATCCGTGAAGGTCTGAAAAACGTAACTGCAGGCGCTAACCCAATGATCATCCGCAAGGGTATCGATAAAGCGGTTAGAGCTGCTGTAGAAGAGCTTCAAAACATTGCGAAGGAAGTTAAAAACCATCAGGAAATCGCTCAGGTTGCTTCCGTATCCGCAGACGATGAAGAAGTAGGTCAACTGATCGCAGAAGCTATGGATAAAGTGGGTAAAGACGGTGTTATCACTGTTGAAGAATCCCGCGGCTTCTTGACTGAGCTGGAAGTTGTAGAAGGTATGCAGTTTGACCGTGGCTACATCTCCCCATACATGATCACAGATACGGATAAAATGGAAGCTGTTCTTGAAAATCCATACATCCTGATCACAGATAAAAAAGTAACTAACACTCAAGAAATCCTGCCGATCCTTGAGAAAATCGTACAACAAGGCAAACCGCTCGTTCTGATCGCAGAAGACATCGAAGGCGAAGCTCAAGCGATGCTGATCGTGAACAAGTTGCGTGGAACATTCAACGCGGTTGCTGTTAAAGCTCCAGGCTTCGGTGATCGTCGTAAAGCAATGCTGCAAGACATCGCTGCATTGACTGGTGGTCAAGTGATTACGGAAGAGCTTGGTCTCGACCTGAAATCCGCTTCCATCGATCAATTGGGTACAGCTCGTCAAGTGCGTGTTACTAAAGAAAACACAATCATCGTTGACGGTGCTGGCAACAAAGACGATATCGAAGCTCGCGTTAAACAAATCCGTAACCAACTGGAAGAAACTACTTCCGAGTTCGACAAAGAAAAACTGCAAGAGCGTCTGGCTAAACTGGCTGGTGGCGTAGCAGTAATCAAAGTCGGTGCGGCTACTGAAACTGAATTGAAAGAACGCAAACTGCGTATCGAAGATGCCCTGAACGCAACCCGTGCTGCGGTTGAAGAAGGTATGGTATCCGGTGGTGGTACTGCGCTCGTTAACGTATACAACGCTGTTGCTGCTGTAAAAGTAGAAGGCGACGAGAAAACTGGCGTGAACATCGTTCTGCGCGCTCTGGAAGAGCCAATCCGCACGATTGCAGCAAACGCTGGTCAAGAAGGTTCCGTTATCGTTGAGCGTCTGAAAAAAGAAGAGATCGGCATCGGCTACAATGCTGCTACCGATCAGTGGGTGAACATGTTTGAAGCAGGTATCGTTGACCCTGCGAAAGTAACACGTTCCGCACTTCAAAACGCTGCTTCCGTTGCAGCTATGTTCCTGACAACTGAAGCGGTTATCGCTGACAAGCCAGAACCAGAAAAGCCAGGCATGCCTGATATGGGCGGCATGGGTGGAATGGGCGGCATGATGTAA
- a CDS encoding ABC-F family ATP-binding cassette domain-containing protein, producing the protein MLLQANGITKLFGVTPVLEGINLQILERERIGLVGVNGAGKSTLLQILSGDMSYDGGQIFKAKETTIGYLAQNSGLQSDRTIWEEMLDVFTPLIETERELRQMEQQIADPASSEDPKRYQDLLDRYAVRSDWFKDHGGYEMETRIRSILHGMGFGSFSPNTSIATLSGGQKTRLALARILLQAPDLLMLDEPTNHLDIATLTWLEDYLRGYSGALLVVSHDRYFLDRLVTTIVEIERHQSKRYTGNYSKYIELKSAEYESQLKQYEKQQDEIARMETFIQRNLVRASTTKRAQSRRKALDRMDRLDKPMGDLKKAHFSFEVEYMSGKEVLQVKDLSVAFQPGETLFRNVSFDLRRGETVALIGPNGIGKSTLLKCLIDDMKPASGSLQWGTKVKIGYYDQEQSELNPKNTVLEELWSAYPHMEEARIRTVLGNFLFSGEDVLKKISSLSGGEKARVSLAKLMLLEANMLILDEPTNHLDLFSKEVLESALIDYEGTLFFISHDRYFLNKMAERIVELHPDSVQHFLGNYDDYTDKQQEIVEMNNEPSEPFSRAGTKQETVTETPIDKPGASSFEADKQAKREERNRQRKLASLEEQIHSLETEVAQLEAEMALPEIYQDYMALQERQQIADTKKALLEQIFAEWESLLEA; encoded by the coding sequence ATGTTGCTGCAAGCCAATGGCATTACGAAATTATTTGGGGTCACCCCGGTGCTTGAGGGCATCAACCTGCAAATTCTCGAACGGGAGCGAATCGGACTCGTTGGTGTAAACGGTGCCGGCAAATCGACGCTACTTCAGATTTTATCTGGAGATATGTCATATGACGGGGGACAAATATTTAAAGCAAAAGAAACAACGATTGGTTATTTGGCGCAAAATAGCGGCCTGCAGTCGGACCGTACCATTTGGGAGGAAATGCTGGACGTATTTACACCGCTCATTGAAACGGAACGTGAGCTTCGCCAAATGGAGCAGCAGATCGCCGATCCCGCCTCCAGCGAGGATCCGAAACGTTATCAGGATCTGCTTGACCGGTATGCCGTCCGTTCCGACTGGTTCAAGGATCACGGCGGCTATGAAATGGAAACGCGCATCCGCAGCATTCTCCACGGAATGGGCTTCGGAAGCTTTTCCCCGAACACCTCTATCGCCACTTTAAGCGGCGGTCAGAAAACTCGTCTGGCGCTGGCACGCATACTTCTTCAAGCCCCTGACCTGCTCATGCTAGACGAACCTACGAACCACCTGGATATCGCAACGCTGACCTGGCTTGAGGATTACCTGCGCGGTTATTCGGGAGCACTGCTTGTTGTATCCCATGACCGATATTTTCTGGACCGTCTCGTCACAACCATTGTTGAAATTGAACGCCATCAATCGAAACGATACACAGGCAATTACAGCAAATATATCGAACTGAAATCAGCGGAATACGAATCACAACTGAAGCAGTACGAGAAACAACAGGATGAGATTGCTCGGATGGAAACCTTTATCCAGCGTAACCTCGTACGTGCCTCTACTACGAAGCGTGCACAGAGCCGGCGCAAAGCTCTTGACCGAATGGATCGACTGGACAAGCCTATGGGCGATTTAAAAAAAGCTCACTTCTCCTTCGAGGTAGAGTACATGTCCGGTAAAGAGGTGCTTCAGGTGAAAGACCTGTCCGTCGCTTTTCAGCCTGGAGAAACATTGTTCCGAAATGTATCCTTCGATCTCCGGAGAGGAGAAACCGTCGCCCTGATCGGACCGAACGGGATCGGTAAGTCTACGCTGCTCAAATGTCTCATTGACGATATGAAGCCGGCTTCCGGTTCCCTACAGTGGGGAACCAAAGTCAAGATCGGCTATTATGACCAGGAACAATCCGAGCTCAATCCGAAAAATACTGTACTGGAAGAGCTGTGGAGCGCTTATCCCCATATGGAGGAAGCACGAATACGGACCGTTCTTGGCAATTTTTTGTTCAGTGGTGAAGACGTTTTGAAGAAGATCAGCTCTTTAAGTGGCGGCGAAAAAGCGCGTGTGTCTCTTGCGAAGCTGATGCTTCTAGAAGCCAATATGCTTATCTTGGATGAACCGACCAACCATCTGGATTTGTTCAGCAAAGAAGTGCTGGAATCCGCACTGATTGATTATGAAGGCACCCTGTTCTTTATTTCTCACGACCGCTATTTTCTGAACAAAATGGCGGAACGCATCGTAGAGCTGCATCCAGACAGCGTTCAACATTTCCTGGGTAATTACGACGATTACACAGATAAACAGCAAGAGATCGTTGAAATGAACAACGAGCCTTCTGAACCATTCTCCCGTGCAGGAACCAAGCAGGAGACCGTCACGGAAACTCCAATTGACAAACCAGGCGCCTCTTCCTTCGAAGCAGATAAGCAAGCGAAGCGTGAAGAAAGAAACCGACAACGAAAGCTTGCCAGCCTGGAAGAACAGATTCATTCATTGGAGACGGAAGTTGCGCAGCTTGAAGCGGAAATGGCCCTCCCGGAAATATATCAGGACTATATGGCTCTGCAAGAACGCCAACAGATCGCGGATACCAAAAAAGCTTTACTGGAACAAATTTTTGCGGAGTGGGAAAGCTTGCTGGAGGCTTAA
- a CDS encoding twin-arginine translocase TatA/TatE family subunit encodes MGQIGVPGIILLVILALLLFGPNKLPELGRAVGRTFREFKDGAREIIDDEPASKKKEEAPQPVAAQAKVEDKRLPE; translated from the coding sequence ATGGGTCAAATCGGGGTACCGGGTATTATTTTGCTCGTCATCTTGGCTCTGCTGTTGTTCGGACCGAACAAGCTTCCTGAACTGGGGCGCGCTGTTGGCAGAACGTTCCGCGAGTTTAAGGATGGAGCACGTGAGATCATTGACGATGAGCCGGCTTCGAAGAAGAAGGAAGAAGCACCACAGCCGGTCGCAGCACAGGCCAAGGTTGAAGATAAACGTCTTCCGGAATAG